A portion of the Intestinibacillus sp. Marseille-P6563 genome contains these proteins:
- the murD gene encoding UDP-N-acetylmuramoyl-L-alanine--D-glutamate ligase yields the protein MTALQKYLESIRGKRIAVIGAGVSNTPLIALLRKAGLPVTVHDKKDAAALGDRYTELAALGVSFVLGDDYLDILSEDIVFRTPGLHPLHPALAEVRARGGIVTSEMELFFAVCPCPILGVTGSDGKTTTTTLVYEFLKRAGHTCHLGGNIGKPLLPEVESMQPDDLAVVELSSFQLMGMQFSPAVAAITNLTPNHLDYHKDFDEYVQAKTAIYAHQKPGGRLVINLDDPVTQTLTLNPDSEIWGCSKTQVPENGVYLQDGIIYIVQGGVSRPLMHADHIRIPGEHNVSNVMMAAAIVQGYCADEDIVHVAQTFGGVEHRIEFVRELDGVRYYNDSIASSPTRTIAGLRSFPQKIILIAGGYDKHIPYDVLGEPICTHVSKLILTGATAPKIRACVEQADCAEKPEMQDAADLAEAVQLAHAAAQPGDVVMMSPASASFDCFKNFMERGDRFKQLVHAL from the coding sequence ATGACAGCATTACAAAAATATTTGGAAAGCATCCGCGGCAAGCGGATCGCGGTCATCGGAGCGGGCGTGAGCAATACGCCGCTCATCGCGCTGCTGCGGAAAGCTGGACTGCCGGTCACGGTGCACGACAAAAAGGATGCGGCGGCACTCGGCGACCGTTACACCGAACTGGCGGCGCTCGGTGTATCCTTCGTTTTGGGGGACGACTACTTGGACATCCTGTCCGAAGATATTGTGTTCCGCACGCCGGGGCTGCATCCGCTGCATCCGGCACTGGCCGAAGTGCGCGCGCGCGGCGGCATCGTGACCAGCGAAATGGAACTGTTTTTTGCCGTATGCCCCTGTCCGATTTTGGGTGTGACCGGATCGGATGGCAAGACGACGACCACCACGCTGGTATATGAATTTTTAAAGCGTGCCGGTCATACCTGTCATTTGGGCGGTAACATCGGAAAGCCGCTGCTGCCCGAAGTCGAAAGCATGCAGCCGGATGATTTGGCGGTGGTCGAACTGTCCAGCTTCCAGCTCATGGGCATGCAGTTTAGTCCGGCGGTGGCGGCAATCACCAACCTGACCCCGAATCACTTGGACTATCACAAGGATTTTGATGAGTATGTGCAGGCAAAGACCGCGATTTATGCCCATCAGAAGCCGGGCGGACGGCTGGTCATCAATCTGGATGACCCGGTGACGCAGACCCTGACCCTCAACCCCGACAGCGAAATTTGGGGCTGCTCCAAAACGCAGGTGCCGGAAAATGGCGTCTATTTGCAGGATGGCATCATTTATATTGTGCAGGGCGGTGTGTCGCGGCCGCTGATGCATGCCGATCATATTCGCATCCCGGGCGAACACAATGTCTCTAATGTGATGATGGCTGCCGCCATTGTACAGGGTTATTGTGCGGACGAGGATATCGTACACGTGGCGCAGACCTTTGGCGGCGTGGAACACCGCATTGAATTTGTTCGCGAACTGGATGGCGTGCGGTATTACAACGATTCGATCGCGTCCAGCCCCACGCGTACCATCGCCGGGCTGCGCTCCTTCCCGCAGAAGATTATTCTGATTGCAGGCGGATATGACAAGCACATCCCGTACGATGTTCTCGGAGAGCCGATCTGTACCCATGTGTCCAAACTCATCCTGACCGGCGCGACAGCGCCCAAGATTCGTGCTTGCGTGGAGCAGGCTGACTGTGCCGAAAAACCCGAAATGCAGGATGCCGCCGATCTGGCCGAAGCGGTGCAGTTGGCCCATGCGGCTGCACAGCCGGGCGATGTGGTGATGATGAGTCCGGCCAGCGCATCGTTTGATTGCTTTAAAAACTTTATGGAGCGAGGCGACCGGTTCAAACAACTGGTGCATGCCCTATAA
- a CDS encoding FAD:protein FMN transferase translates to MKKLCGALCALFLLLSGCGGPVSDSTDFFAMDTFMTLTAWGDNQDDAHAVVSEAEQEINRLSNALSRQVEASSLAELNAANGEIVTLDPDTYAALSRAVEYAEQTGGAFDPTTAPLSDLWGIGTDAAAVPDEAAIAQALTHVGYQNIELLDNNQARLLNGAQVDLGGIGKGYATDVVASLREDEPLLAQLGGNIGAYGENPSSKDGLWTVGLADPDDSANYIATLHIQDASIVTSGDYERYFEQNGVRYHHIFDPSTGYPAQTGLRAVTVVDKESTRADAYTTALFVMGLDKGLAFCEEHDVQAVFVTQDHKIYVTGGLQITLADGVDYELAS, encoded by the coding sequence ATGAAAAAGCTTTGCGGCGCGCTGTGTGCGCTTTTCCTTTTGCTGTCCGGCTGCGGCGGACCGGTTTCCGATTCGACCGATTTTTTCGCCATGGACACCTTTATGACCCTGACCGCCTGGGGCGACAACCAGGACGATGCCCATGCCGTCGTTTCCGAGGCCGAGCAGGAGATCAACCGGCTGAGCAATGCGCTTTCGCGGCAGGTGGAGGCCAGCTCGCTGGCTGAGCTCAACGCGGCAAACGGCGAAATCGTCACCTTGGACCCGGATACTTACGCGGCGCTGAGCCGCGCGGTCGAGTATGCCGAGCAGACGGGCGGCGCCTTTGACCCCACGACCGCTCCCCTGTCCGACCTGTGGGGCATCGGCACCGATGCTGCCGCGGTCCCGGACGAAGCGGCCATTGCCCAAGCGCTCACCCATGTAGGGTATCAAAACATCGAACTGCTGGATAACAACCAGGCGCGGCTTTTAAATGGCGCCCAGGTCGATTTGGGCGGCATCGGCAAGGGCTATGCCACCGATGTGGTTGCATCCCTGCGCGAGGACGAGCCACTGCTGGCGCAGCTTGGCGGCAACATCGGCGCCTATGGCGAGAACCCATCGAGCAAGGACGGCCTGTGGACGGTCGGCCTGGCCGACCCGGACGACAGCGCCAATTATATCGCCACCCTGCACATTCAGGATGCTTCCATCGTCACCTCGGGCGATTATGAACGGTATTTCGAGCAGAACGGCGTGCGCTACCATCATATCTTTGACCCCTCCACCGGCTATCCGGCCCAGACCGGTCTGCGGGCAGTGACCGTCGTGGACAAGGAATCCACCCGTGCGGACGCCTATACGACCGCCCTGTTTGTCATGGGGCTGGACAAGGGCTTGGCCTTCTGCGAAGAACACGATGTCCAAGCGGTCTTTGTGACCCAGGACCACAAGATCTATGTCACAGGAGGGCTGCAAATCACACTGGCCGACGGGGTGGATTATGAGCTGGCTTCATAA
- the proC gene encoding pyrroline-5-carboxylate reductase: MKQYQLGVIGAGNMGMAIARGMVAAGTPASSILLFNRSPEKRAARAAEGFAVTEDYISLYTACDTVLLAVKPQNFDEVLGQLAPVAANCRPLVLSVAAGVTFAKMQAALGADCPVIRIMPNTPLMLGEGATELVKNAAATDEQLARVRALFDTLGVTVVFDAEEKLNDVIPFAGSAPAYIYAFADAMVRSAEQVGIDREDALKLFCQTLIGSAKMMLRGDQTPAELVQAVCSPGGTTLEAMKVLRERGLDDMLDEANRQCIRRAYELGQ; encoded by the coding sequence ATGAAGCAATATCAGCTGGGCGTCATTGGCGCAGGCAATATGGGCATGGCCATCGCACGCGGCATGGTTGCCGCCGGCACTCCGGCTTCGTCCATCCTTCTCTTTAACCGTTCCCCGGAAAAGCGCGCCGCGCGCGCGGCCGAAGGATTTGCAGTCACCGAAGATTATATTTCCCTCTATACGGCGTGCGATACCGTTCTTTTGGCGGTAAAGCCCCAGAACTTTGACGAAGTGCTCGGCCAGCTGGCACCAGTGGCGGCCAACTGCCGCCCGCTCGTGCTGTCGGTCGCTGCGGGCGTGACCTTTGCCAAGATGCAGGCCGCGCTGGGCGCCGACTGTCCGGTCATCCGCATCATGCCCAACACCCCGCTCATGCTGGGCGAAGGCGCGACCGAATTGGTCAAAAACGCCGCTGCTACCGACGAACAACTGGCGCGTGTACGCGCCCTGTTCGATACTCTGGGCGTCACGGTAGTGTTTGACGCCGAAGAAAAGCTCAACGATGTGATTCCCTTTGCCGGGTCGGCGCCGGCGTATATCTATGCCTTTGCCGATGCCATGGTGCGCTCGGCCGAGCAAGTCGGCATCGACCGCGAGGACGCGCTCAAGCTGTTCTGCCAAACGCTCATCGGTTCGGCCAAAATGATGCTGCGCGGCGACCAGACGCCCGCCGAACTGGTGCAGGCGGTCTGCTCTCCCGGCGGCACCACGCTGGAAGCCATGAAGGTGCTGCGTGAGCGCGGCCTGGACGACATGCTGGACGAAGCCAATCGCCAGTGTATCCGCCGGGCGTATGAACTGGGCCAGTAA
- a CDS encoding Gx transporter family protein: MKKIAQGGLLVAVALVLSLVEKMFPLQAVVPIPGIKLGLANVVTLFALTLLGTQAALTILLCRVTLASIFMGSITGFLFSLFGGLLALLVMRLLLLREDRWFSLVGVSIGGAATHNIGQIGAAILTLGTLNVAAYLPLLLVSSIPMGWVTGLTASAVLNHWKKIRF, translated from the coding sequence ATGAAAAAAATCGCACAAGGCGGGCTGCTGGTCGCGGTTGCATTGGTGCTTTCTCTGGTAGAAAAGATGTTTCCCCTGCAAGCGGTCGTGCCCATCCCGGGCATCAAATTGGGCCTTGCCAATGTTGTGACCCTGTTTGCCCTCACCCTGCTGGGCACCCAGGCCGCCCTGACTATTCTTCTATGCCGCGTGACGCTGGCATCCATCTTTATGGGCAGCATCACCGGCTTTCTGTTTTCGCTGTTTGGCGGCCTGCTGGCGCTGCTGGTCATGCGCCTGCTTCTTTTGCGGGAAGATCGCTGGTTTTCGCTGGTCGGGGTATCCATCGGCGGTGCCGCGACGCACAACATCGGCCAAATTGGCGCGGCCATCCTGACTTTAGGCACGCTCAATGTGGCAGCTTATCTGCCCTTGCTGCTGGTCAGTTCTATTCCCATGGGATGGGTGACCGGCCTGACTGCTTCGGCTGTTTTGAATCACTGGAAAAAAATCCGCTTTTAA
- a CDS encoding peptidoglycan recognition protein family protein, giving the protein MEVNSKACNSGNYGGTLKNVQYIVVHWTSNQGDTAKNNADYFAREVVKASAHYFVDENEVWNSVPPDRQAWHVGAKSYVHPYCRNSNSIGVEMCLTGKGYVLRRGTIERAVKLVRELMARYDVPIQNVVRHYDVTGKDCPAPFVEQPSLWDDFKAALAAEQEEEMKVYKYVPEMPAWAQDTFTRLVQAGYIAKDEKGEIEVKESSLQPLVYMDRLLGGKIEKLPEMMQKLEK; this is encoded by the coding sequence TTGGAGGTTAACAGCAAAGCCTGCAACTCTGGGAATTACGGTGGGACGCTGAAAAATGTTCAGTACATCGTCGTGCACTGGACCAGCAACCAGGGCGACACGGCGAAGAACAACGCTGACTATTTTGCGCGGGAAGTGGTGAAAGCCAGCGCCCATTACTTCGTGGATGAAAACGAGGTTTGGAACAGCGTGCCGCCCGACCGGCAAGCCTGGCATGTGGGCGCAAAAAGCTATGTGCATCCGTATTGCCGGAACTCGAACAGCATCGGCGTGGAGATGTGCCTGACCGGCAAGGGCTATGTGCTGCGCCGCGGCACGATCGAGCGCGCGGTGAAGCTGGTGCGCGAGCTGATGGCGCGGTATGACGTGCCGATTCAAAATGTCGTGCGGCATTACGACGTAACCGGCAAGGACTGTCCGGCGCCGTTCGTCGAGCAGCCCAGCTTATGGGACGATTTCAAGGCGGCGCTGGCCGCAGAACAGGAGGAAGAAATGAAAGTTTATAAGTATGTGCCCGAGATGCCCGCCTGGGCGCAGGACACCTTTACCCGGCTGGTGCAGGCCGGATACATCGCCAAGGATGAAAAGGGCGAGATCGAGGTGAAGGAGAGCAGCTTGCAGCCGCTTGTCTATATGGACCGGCTGCTCGGCGGGAAAATCGAAAAGCTGCCGGAGATGATGCAGAAGCTAGAGAAATAA
- a CDS encoding NusG domain II-containing protein, translating to MSWLHNIKKGDLVIVAVVLVLAVLVFVPFALAPSQSLTCEITQDDEVIRRVRLGAGYQETITIEGDSVTNVIQIDSDCVYFASSDCPDQVCVRTGKLTRAGQIAVCLPNRVVVRLVGAQEEVDAVVR from the coding sequence ATGAGCTGGCTTCATAACATCAAAAAAGGCGACCTGGTCATCGTCGCCGTCGTGCTGGTATTGGCCGTGCTGGTGTTTGTGCCCTTTGCCTTGGCGCCCTCGCAAAGCCTGACCTGCGAGATCACCCAGGATGACGAAGTCATCCGCCGGGTGCGTCTGGGCGCGGGGTATCAGGAAACCATCACCATCGAGGGGGATTCGGTGACCAATGTCATCCAGATCGATAGCGATTGCGTTTATTTTGCGTCCTCCGACTGTCCGGATCAGGTCTGCGTACGCACGGGCAAGCTGACCCGCGCCGGTCAAATCGCGGTATGCCTGCCCAATCGGGTAGTCGTGCGGCTGGTCGGTGCCCAGGAAGAAGTGGACGCCGTTGTCCGGTAA
- a CDS encoding zinc dependent phospholipase C family protein: MDSVSHTRVANLLLAYVKDTCGVTFDENAFRYGNLKPDLTGTYLTKRHYPSIMFDEVMEKIRRFLDTYTIEQHNGRDLSIDLGEICHYLTDFFCYPHNDDIYDRNLLAHYIYEKRIALGIRRRLTQKDFVRWAAPAMPPFTLDALLNRIEHLHERYKTQTVRHGIDNDLAYICQICAMLVLSVINISYVPEAELVAI, encoded by the coding sequence ATGGATTCTGTATCCCATACCCGCGTTGCTAACCTGCTTCTTGCTTATGTAAAAGATACCTGCGGCGTTACTTTTGATGAAAACGCCTTTCGTTATGGCAATCTTAAACCCGACCTGACCGGCACTTACCTGACCAAGCGTCACTATCCTTCGATCATGTTTGACGAGGTCATGGAAAAGATCCGCCGCTTTTTGGATACTTACACGATTGAACAGCACAATGGCCGCGATTTGTCCATCGACTTGGGCGAAATCTGTCATTACCTGACCGATTTCTTCTGCTACCCGCACAACGACGACATCTACGACCGCAATTTGCTGGCGCACTACATTTACGAAAAGCGCATCGCGCTGGGCATCCGCCGCCGCCTGACCCAAAAGGACTTTGTCCGCTGGGCTGCCCCGGCCATGCCGCCCTTTACGCTGGACGCGCTTTTAAACCGCATCGAACATCTGCACGAGCGCTACAAGACCCAGACCGTGCGTCACGGCATCGACAACGACTTGGCCTACATCTGCCAGATTTGCGCCATGCTGGTGCTTTCGGTCATCAACATCAGCTATGTGCCGGAAGCCGAACTGGTGGCCATTTAA
- a CDS encoding FUSC family protein, with protein sequence MYRTKIHLGLRTVKTALAVTLALTAAELVHSTMPIFSAIGAISAMSRTLGDALTACLTQLAGCVCGCLIGLLFLLVFPNMEPALIGLGIVLVILLGIRLKIHFAIPLSCIVFVCICLNTTGGPLFYAASRFLDTSLGLVIALAVNMLIKPYNNRAQIVKMITHFVQTFPDYLHERVLLGHYPDLQPLQRSLKRLEDEIQLYERQTFPHKHMRHEIGIYLRGCQQLAERMFDELHALCRMDTTGAPDEEAVRRLEKLGISDPDTIQAPPGERREEDIVLAYHLKNLLDAYDFLCEMNEASNADIMEDTNSMPGR encoded by the coding sequence TTGTATCGGACCAAAATCCATTTAGGGCTGCGCACGGTCAAAACCGCGCTGGCCGTTACCTTGGCGCTGACCGCGGCTGAACTGGTGCATTCGACCATGCCCATCTTTTCGGCCATTGGCGCCATCAGCGCCATGAGCCGCACGCTGGGCGATGCGCTCACCGCCTGCCTGACCCAGCTGGCCGGCTGTGTGTGCGGCTGCTTGATCGGTTTGCTGTTTTTGCTGGTGTTCCCCAATATGGAGCCCGCGCTCATTGGACTGGGCATCGTGCTGGTGATTTTGCTGGGCATTCGGCTCAAGATCCATTTTGCCATCCCTCTGTCGTGTATCGTATTTGTCTGCATCTGCCTGAACACCACGGGCGGCCCTTTGTTTTATGCGGCCAGCCGGTTTTTGGATACTTCGCTGGGGCTGGTGATCGCACTGGCGGTCAATATGCTCATCAAGCCGTACAACAACCGGGCGCAGATCGTCAAAATGATTACCCATTTTGTGCAAACTTTTCCCGATTACCTGCACGAGCGGGTGCTGCTCGGCCATTATCCCGATTTGCAGCCGCTGCAACGCAGCTTGAAGCGGCTGGAGGATGAAATTCAGCTTTACGAACGCCAGACCTTCCCGCACAAGCACATGCGCCATGAGATCGGCATCTATCTGCGCGGCTGTCAGCAGCTGGCTGAGCGCATGTTCGATGAACTCCATGCCCTGTGCCGGATGGATACCACGGGCGCACCCGATGAGGAAGCCGTACGCCGGCTGGAAAAGTTGGGCATTTCCGACCCGGACACCATACAGGCGCCGCCGGGGGAACGCCGGGAGGAGGACATCGTGCTCGCGTATCATTTAAAGAATCTACTCGATGCGTACGATTTTCTGTGCGAGATGAACGAGGCGTCCAACGCCGATATTATGGAGGACACAAACAGCATGCCCGGGCGGTGA
- a CDS encoding phage holin — translation MNITKGTLARTIILALALINQILSVCGVAVLPIEDGQIETLVSTAWTVAAAVAAWWKNNSFTSAAIAADQARKEGQFGG, via the coding sequence ATGAACATTACCAAAGGAACGCTGGCGCGGACGATCATCCTGGCGCTGGCGCTCATCAACCAGATTTTGAGCGTGTGCGGTGTGGCTGTGCTGCCAATCGAGGACGGGCAGATCGAAACACTGGTATCTACGGCTTGGACGGTCGCGGCCGCAGTCGCCGCCTGGTGGAAGAACAATAGCTTTACTTCGGCAGCCATCGCCGCCGATCAGGCGCGCAAGGAGGGGCAGTTTGGAGGTTAA
- the recJ gene encoding single-stranded-DNA-specific exonuclease RecJ, translating to MKMKKWVTATPDLDKARSLSEACGFSPLAAAVLCARGVDTPEKARHFLATGAEGLYDPMRLRDMDKAVAAIREAIEEQEKIIVFGDYDVDGITATCVLLRYLRSQGANADYYIPNRLSEGYGLSCAAMDALYEQGVRLIVTVDSGVTAFEETEYAAKLGIRMVITDHHECREELPAAVAVVNPRRADCDYPFDELAGVGVAFKLICALAGPAGLTQVLDDYADLVALGTVADVMPIVGENRILVAHGLERLAETDNLGLEMLLRESGQKSRRMTSSVISFILAPRINAAGRMGNTEQAVELFLTDDAARAQELAALLCEQNKERQAAENEILQQALAVLRKSYNPLEDKIIVLAGEGWHHGVIGIVSSRICDRYACPTILIAVDDGIGKGSGRSMAGFNLFEALSDSAPLLDKFGGHELAAGLTIQADKIEEFTERIKAYAEAHIKPGDLMPIVHIDCAITPPYITESAVEGLADLEPFGMRNQQPVFSMENLYVEDITPISSDRHVRLTLTKDGVSYTAMLFGTGAGGCGFAQGNFVDAAFHLEINEYRGRRTVQMVLKDVRLSECELLADQKILNLYNRYMSDGALTAAEARVLLPQRPELVAVWRHIISRAEEGRLSVHSNALSRRVQWESKREVNIGKLFVCLDVFSESQLLSYNFRDGLLNIILKPYKGKADISQSVVLGTLKSMSQ from the coding sequence ATGAAAATGAAAAAATGGGTGACCGCCACACCCGACCTTGACAAAGCGCGGTCACTTTCCGAGGCCTGCGGATTTTCCCCGCTGGCCGCGGCTGTTTTGTGCGCGCGCGGCGTGGATACCCCGGAAAAAGCCCGCCATTTTCTGGCCACCGGCGCCGAGGGCCTGTATGACCCCATGCGGCTGCGCGATATGGATAAAGCCGTGGCAGCCATCCGCGAGGCCATCGAAGAACAAGAAAAGATCATCGTGTTCGGCGACTATGATGTGGACGGGATCACCGCCACCTGTGTGCTGCTGCGCTACCTGCGCAGCCAGGGCGCAAACGCCGACTATTATATCCCCAACCGTTTGAGCGAAGGATATGGCCTGTCGTGCGCGGCCATGGATGCGCTGTATGAGCAGGGCGTGCGCCTGATCGTCACCGTCGATTCGGGTGTGACCGCCTTTGAAGAAACCGAATATGCCGCCAAACTCGGCATCCGCATGGTCATCACCGACCACCACGAATGCCGCGAAGAACTGCCGGCTGCGGTGGCTGTGGTCAATCCCCGCCGGGCCGATTGTGACTATCCTTTTGACGAACTGGCTGGCGTCGGGGTGGCGTTTAAGCTGATTTGTGCGCTGGCCGGGCCGGCTGGGCTGACCCAGGTGCTGGATGATTATGCCGACCTGGTCGCCCTGGGTACAGTGGCCGATGTGATGCCCATTGTAGGCGAAAACCGCATTTTGGTGGCGCATGGACTGGAACGCCTGGCGGAAACCGATAATCTGGGGCTGGAGATGCTGCTGCGCGAATCCGGGCAGAAATCTCGCCGGATGACCTCGTCGGTCATTAGTTTTATCTTGGCGCCCCGCATCAATGCGGCCGGCCGCATGGGCAACACCGAGCAGGCGGTCGAACTGTTTTTGACCGACGATGCCGCTCGTGCGCAGGAACTGGCTGCGCTGCTGTGCGAGCAGAACAAAGAGCGGCAGGCGGCCGAAAATGAAATTTTGCAGCAGGCGCTGGCCGTGCTGCGCAAAAGCTACAATCCGCTGGAAGATAAGATCATCGTCCTGGCTGGCGAAGGCTGGCACCATGGCGTCATTGGTATCGTGTCCTCCCGCATCTGCGACCGGTATGCCTGTCCGACCATCCTCATTGCCGTCGATGACGGCATCGGCAAAGGCTCGGGCCGTTCGATGGCGGGATTTAACCTGTTTGAAGCCCTGTCCGACAGCGCGCCGCTGCTGGATAAGTTTGGCGGCCATGAACTGGCAGCCGGGTTGACCATCCAAGCCGATAAAATCGAAGAATTTACCGAGCGCATCAAGGCGTATGCCGAGGCGCATATCAAACCCGGCGACCTGATGCCGATTGTCCACATCGACTGCGCCATCACGCCCCCGTATATCACCGAAAGCGCGGTCGAGGGCCTGGCCGATTTGGAGCCGTTCGGCATGCGCAATCAGCAGCCGGTCTTTTCCATGGAAAACCTATATGTCGAGGATATTACCCCCATTTCCAGCGACCGCCATGTCCGGCTGACGCTGACCAAGGATGGCGTTTCCTATACCGCCATGCTCTTTGGCACTGGCGCGGGCGGCTGCGGCTTTGCACAGGGCAATTTCGTCGATGCGGCGTTCCACTTGGAGATCAATGAATACCGCGGCCGACGCACCGTGCAGATGGTGCTCAAAGATGTGCGCCTGAGCGAATGCGAACTGCTGGCCGACCAGAAGATTTTAAATCTGTATAACCGTTATATGTCCGACGGCGCGCTGACCGCCGCCGAGGCCCGTGTGCTGCTGCCGCAGCGGCCAGAATTGGTCGCTGTGTGGCGGCATATCATCAGCCGCGCCGAGGAAGGGCGGCTGAGCGTACATTCCAACGCGCTGTCCCGGCGCGTGCAATGGGAGAGCAAACGCGAGGTGAACATTGGCAAATTGTTCGTCTGTTTGGATGTGTTCAGTGAGAGCCAGCTGCTAAGTTATAATTTCCGAGATGGCTTGCTGAATATTATTTTAAAGCCCTATAAGGGCAAGGCGGATATTTCCCAATCGGTCGTCTTGGGCACCCTGAAAAGTATGAGCCAATAA
- a CDS encoding radical SAM protein codes for MIHYEGRVFRPPSEAYSLIVQVTIGCSHNKCTFCDMYKEKQFRVRKLDEIKADFDAARAAYRRVDRIFLADGDALMCRTEHMAEVLRYIRKLFPECERVTSYGSPASVLVKKQEELNLLHELGLEMIYLGLESGSDEVLRRVNKGETADEIVRAGLMIKEAGMKLSVTCIAGLGSTELSEEHAVQTAKALSRMKPEYIGLLTLLFELPTPLMRDWEEGRFYLMNPIEIAHETLILLENIDSEGSIFRANHASNYVNLAGTLNRDRDAMCDRLRQALEGKVKFRSEAFRAR; via the coding sequence ATGATTCATTACGAAGGCCGCGTTTTCCGGCCGCCGTCCGAAGCATACAGCCTGATCGTGCAGGTCACCATCGGATGCAGCCACAACAAATGCACATTCTGCGACATGTATAAGGAAAAGCAGTTCCGCGTGCGCAAGCTGGATGAGATCAAAGCCGACTTTGATGCAGCCCGCGCCGCTTACCGCCGGGTCGACCGCATCTTCCTGGCCGACGGCGATGCGCTGATGTGCCGCACCGAGCACATGGCCGAGGTGCTACGCTACATCCGCAAGCTGTTCCCCGAGTGCGAACGGGTAACGTCCTACGGTTCCCCGGCATCGGTGCTGGTCAAGAAGCAGGAAGAACTCAATCTGCTGCATGAGCTGGGACTGGAAATGATCTATCTGGGCCTGGAATCGGGCTCGGACGAGGTCCTCCGCCGTGTCAACAAGGGCGAAACCGCGGACGAGATCGTACGCGCGGGTCTGATGATCAAGGAAGCGGGCATGAAGCTGTCGGTCACCTGCATCGCAGGCCTTGGCTCGACCGAACTGTCCGAGGAGCATGCCGTACAGACCGCAAAAGCGCTCTCGCGCATGAAGCCCGAATACATCGGCCTGCTGACGCTGCTCTTTGAGCTGCCCACCCCCCTGATGCGTGATTGGGAGGAAGGCCGGTTCTATCTGATGAATCCCATCGAAATTGCGCATGAAACTCTCATTCTGCTTGAGAACATCGATTCGGAAGGCAGTATTTTCCGCGCAAACCATGCTTCCAACTATGTTAACTTGGCTGGTACGCTCAACCGCGACCGCGACGCTATGTGTGACCGCCTGCGTCAGGCGTTGGAAGGCAAGGTCAAATTCCGCAGCGAAGCTTTTCGTGCCCGTTAA